One window of Phoenix dactylifera cultivar Barhee BC4 chromosome 5, palm_55x_up_171113_PBpolish2nd_filt_p, whole genome shotgun sequence genomic DNA carries:
- the LOC103703898 gene encoding peroxisome biogenesis protein 12 isoform X2: MLFQVGGQGTRPTFFEMAAAQQLPASLRAALTYSLGVFALRRPFLHKVLDYDDEFFALLMMVLESHSLRTTDASFSESLYGLRRRAVKIIHKKHSSNMESNDKIHHSGLEKHQKVASVAFLVILPYIKSKLHYIYNKEREARLQASLWGHDDARFDDTGFVLDQGESSHSQIEASSVEGSRMTHLKKRIMEIIACCYPWIHATNEGLSFAYQLLYLLDATGFYSPDLHALGIHVCRATGQELMDSSSRISRIRSRELERLRGPLWLKAVQRVLLSCVYTTLDYAQTGLIAAVFFFKMMEWWYQSAEERMSAPTVYPPPPPPPQPQAAKDGIPLPPDRTLCPLCSQKRVNPSVIAVSGFVFCYACVFKYVSQYKRCPVTLMPTTVEHIRRLFHDL; encoded by the exons atgctGTTCCAAGTGGGAGGGCAGGGGACGCGGCCGACCTTCTTCGAGATGGCGGCCGCGCAGCAGCTCCCAGCCAGCCTCAGGGCCGCCCTCACCTACTCCCTCGGG GTGTTTGCCTTGAGAAGGCCATTCCTTCACAAGGTGTTAGATTATGATGATGAATTCTTTGCCTTGTTGATGATGGTGCTTGAAAGTCACAGTTTACGAACCACAG ATGCTTCTTTTTCGGAGTCCTTGTATGGTCTACGAAGGAGAGCAGTGAAGATTATCCACAAAAAACATTCTTCTAATATGGAATCAAATGATAAAATCCATCACTCGGGATTAGAGAAGCACCAAAAAGTTGCCTCAGTTGCATTTCTG GTCATTTTGCCTTATATAAAGTCAAAGCTTCATTATATTTACAACAaagaaagggaagcaaggctTCAAGCAAGTCTTTGGGGTCATGATGATGCAAGATTTGATGACACAGGCTTCGTCCTAGATCAAGGAGAGAGCTCTCATTCACAAATTGAAGCTTCAAGTGTCGAAGGATCACGCATGACACACCTAAAAAAGAGAATTATGGAAATTATAGCTTGTTGCTACCCCTGGATTCATGCGACCAATGAGG GATTATCATTTGCTTACCAACTATTGTATCTGCTGGATGCTACTGGCTTCTATAGTCCAGATCTACATGCACTTGGGATTCATGTATGTCGGGCAACAGGACAAGAACTG ATGGATTCCTCTTCTAGAATTTCAAGGATCAGAAGTCGCGAACTTGAAAGACTAAGGGGCCCTCTGTGGTTGAAG GCagttcagagagttctgcttaGCTGCGTATACACAACATTAGATTATGCACAAACTGGTCTAATTGCTGCAGTATTCTTTTTCAAG ATGATGGAGTGGTGGTACCAATCTGCTGAAGAAAGAATGTCAGCTCCCACTGTGTAccccccacctcctcctccaccgc AACCACAGGCTGCCAAAGATGGAATTCCGTTGCCGCCAGACAGGACGTTGTGCCCACTGTGCTCCCAGAAACGGGTTAATCCATCAGTCATTGCTGTTTCTGGTTTTGTTTTCTGCTATGCTTGCGTATTTAAATATGTGTCACAG TACAAACGGTGCCCTGTCACATTGATGCCTACAACAGTTGAGCATATTAGGAGACTCTTCCATGATTTATAG
- the LOC103703897 gene encoding protein PHOSPHATE STARVATION RESPONSE 2-like produces the protein METRPVKNFKVKQFCGSGNSEVMSSSLPVLPAPLEEKFPKLPDSQQVSMERELRSTPLIPLRTPFVSNSAVVGPLYSSASGFSSDLHFSSMAPNERHHNGASFVSQSPNVGIPFPSTPSHSGSFCPATSNHPRESADVSWCPEPIQGMLDYSDNITAGNNQIQSSCDVASDDLAKQNEWWTDLMNDDWKDILNETSASECQTKSVQPATQASPSISVHQLQIHQSVPSHSGELCAVSNSSPAAIAAAAKPRMRWTPELHECFVDAVNQLGGSEKATPKGVLKLMKVESLTIYHVKSHLQKYRTARYRPDSSEGASQKKVTPQEEVSSLDLKTSIDLTEALRLQMEVQKRLHEQLEIQRNLQLRIEEQGRYLQMMFEKQSGISNLKAPSSLEEPLTVSSDQTHSAAKIELPGKSRDESGTDPNGAKMSEGSRQVGDKQKTLEAESCNEMEANIVSGSHSPSCKRARGPDGESLTPMSALD, from the exons ATGGAAACACGCCCAGTGAAGAATTTTAAGGTGAAACAGTTTTGCGGTAGTGGAAATTCCGAAGTTATGTCATCATCTCTACCTGTGCTACCTGCTCCCTTGGAAGAGAAGTTTCCGAAACTGCCAGATTCCCAACAGGTTTCGATGGAGAGGGAGCTAAGAAGCACTCCACTTATTCCCCTTCGTACTCCTTTTGTCTCCAACAGTGCAGTTGTTGGACCTTTATACTCATCAGCTTCAGGGTTCTCATCAGATCTTCATTTCTCTTCTATGGCACCTAATGAGAGGCACCACAATGGTGCTTCGTTTGTTTCTCAATCACCAAATGTTGGAATACCTTTTCCTTCAACTCCCTCACATTCAGGGTCATTCTGTCCCGCAACAAGTAATCACCCCAGAGAATCCGCTGATGTGTCCTGGTGTCCAGAACCAATTCAGGGCATGCTTGATTATTCAGATAATATAACTGCTGGTAACAATCAGATCCAGAGCAGTTGCGATGTGGCCTCGGATGACCTTGCTAAGCAAAATGAGTGGTGGACAGATTTAATGAATGATGATTGGAAGGATATTCTCAATGAGACAAGTGCTTCTGAATGTCAGACAAAG TCTGTGCAACCAGCAACCCAAGCATCCCCAAGTATATCAGTTCACCAGCTGCAAATCCATCAATCTGTTCCATCTCACTCAGGAGAGCTTTGTGCAGTCTCTAATTCCTCCCCTGCTGCCATTGCTGCTGCAGCCAAACCACGTATGAGGTGGACTCCAGAGCTGCATGAATGCTTTGTAGATGCTGTGAACCAGCTTGGTGGTAGTGAAA AGGCTACCCCCAAAGGTGTGCTGAAACTCATGAAAGTGGAAAGTTTGACCATATACCATGTGAAAAGCCATCTGCAG AAATACAGGACAGCTCGGTATAGGCCAGACTCATCAGAAG GGGCATCACAAAAAAAGGTCACTCCACAAGAGGAAGTCTCATCTCTTGACTTGAAGAC GAGTATTGATCTCACTGAAGCGTTACGACTCCAGATGGAGGTTCAGAAACGACTGCACGAACAGCTTGAG ATTCAGAGAAATCTGCAGTTGAGAATTGAAGAACAAGGGAGGTACCTTCAGATGATGTTTGAGAAGCAGTCGGGCATCAGCAATCTCAAGGCTCCTTCCTCACTGGAAGAACCATTAACCGTATCATCTGACCAAACACATTCTGCTGCCAAAATCGAACTCCCAGGGAAGAGTCGAGATGAATCAGGAACTGACCCTAATGGTGCAAAAATGTCAGAAGGCTCGAGGCAGGTGGGTGACAAACAGAAGACGCTTGAAGCTGAATCCTGCAATGAGATGGAAGCTAATATTGTTAGTGGGTCTCACTCCCCATCCTGCAAGCGTGCACGAGGCCCTGATGGGGAGTCCTTAACTCCCATGTCTGCATTAGATTAG
- the LOC103703898 gene encoding peroxisome biogenesis protein 12 isoform X1 translates to MLFQVGGQGTRPTFFEMAAAQQLPASLRAALTYSLGVFALRRPFLHKVLDYDDEFFALLMMVLESHSLRTTDASFSESLYGLRRRAVKIIHKKHSSNMESNDKIHHSGLEKHQKVASVAFLVILPYIKSKLHYIYNKEREARLQASLWGHDDARFDDTGFVLDQGESSHSQIEASSVEGSRMTHLKKRIMEIIACCYPWIHATNEGLSFAYQLLYLLDATGFYSPDLHALGIHVCRATGQELMDSSSRISRIRSRELERLRGPLWLKAVQRVLLSCVYTTLDYAQTGLIAAVFFFKMMEWWYQSAEERMSAPTVYPPPPPPPPQRLPKMEFRCRQTGRCAHCAPRNGLIHQSLLFLVLFSAMLAYLNMCHSTNGALSH, encoded by the exons atgctGTTCCAAGTGGGAGGGCAGGGGACGCGGCCGACCTTCTTCGAGATGGCGGCCGCGCAGCAGCTCCCAGCCAGCCTCAGGGCCGCCCTCACCTACTCCCTCGGG GTGTTTGCCTTGAGAAGGCCATTCCTTCACAAGGTGTTAGATTATGATGATGAATTCTTTGCCTTGTTGATGATGGTGCTTGAAAGTCACAGTTTACGAACCACAG ATGCTTCTTTTTCGGAGTCCTTGTATGGTCTACGAAGGAGAGCAGTGAAGATTATCCACAAAAAACATTCTTCTAATATGGAATCAAATGATAAAATCCATCACTCGGGATTAGAGAAGCACCAAAAAGTTGCCTCAGTTGCATTTCTG GTCATTTTGCCTTATATAAAGTCAAAGCTTCATTATATTTACAACAaagaaagggaagcaaggctTCAAGCAAGTCTTTGGGGTCATGATGATGCAAGATTTGATGACACAGGCTTCGTCCTAGATCAAGGAGAGAGCTCTCATTCACAAATTGAAGCTTCAAGTGTCGAAGGATCACGCATGACACACCTAAAAAAGAGAATTATGGAAATTATAGCTTGTTGCTACCCCTGGATTCATGCGACCAATGAGG GATTATCATTTGCTTACCAACTATTGTATCTGCTGGATGCTACTGGCTTCTATAGTCCAGATCTACATGCACTTGGGATTCATGTATGTCGGGCAACAGGACAAGAACTG ATGGATTCCTCTTCTAGAATTTCAAGGATCAGAAGTCGCGAACTTGAAAGACTAAGGGGCCCTCTGTGGTTGAAG GCagttcagagagttctgcttaGCTGCGTATACACAACATTAGATTATGCACAAACTGGTCTAATTGCTGCAGTATTCTTTTTCAAG ATGATGGAGTGGTGGTACCAATCTGCTGAAGAAAGAATGTCAGCTCCCACTGTGTAccccccacctcctcctccaccgccCCAAAG GCTGCCAAAGATGGAATTCCGTTGCCGCCAGACAGGACGTTGTGCCCACTGTGCTCCCAGAAACGGGTTAATCCATCAGTCATTGCTGTTTCTGGTTTTGTTTTCTGCTATGCTTGCGTATTTAAATATGTGTCACAG TACAAACGGTGCCCTGTCACATTGA